In the Tenrec ecaudatus isolate mTenEca1 chromosome 16, mTenEca1.hap1, whole genome shotgun sequence genome, one interval contains:
- the ACAD10 gene encoding acyl-CoA dehydrogenase family member 10, with product MSLRRLFQASNLQGAWRAALQKQGQSQPPGPHRWTHSGGSPLRAVVFDMGGVLIPSPGSVAAAWETQNNIPSGTILKAFIAGRDSGPWMKFMRGELTPEDFFQEFGMLCSEMSRTTVPVDSFFSLLTSEQVAKQFPVMTEAISQIRANGLQTAVLSNNFYLPSGKSFLPLDRKQFDVVVESCVEGICKPDPRIYQLCLERLGVQPSESVFLDDLGQNLKAAASLGMHTVKVNDPDTAVKALEALLGFTLRATVPNTCPVRKTMEIPTDSLKRYLKGVLETEATGPLELRQFSHGQSNPTYYIRLADHQLVLRKKPPGKLLPSAHAVEREFRILKALSGAGVPVPKVLGLCEDSSIIGTPFYLMEYCPGLIYKDPSLPGLEPSQRRAVYTAMNRVLCQIHSVDLMAAGLGDYGKPGDYVRRQVQIWTKQYRASETSTIPAMERLIEWLPGHLPGEQRTTVVHGDFRLDNLIFHPEKNEVLAVLDWELSTLGDPLADVAYSCLAHYLPPGFAMLQGLSGRDLRQLGIPAAEECFRMYCHHMGIPPVENWNFYMAFSFFRVAAILQGVYKRSLTGQASSATAEHSGKLVEFTSNLAWDFAVKEGFRVFKEMPATRPSSRSFHTWASAQTLLSTTGARSSSSFPEPSPAGASKGALVISPEGLPRPVRELYCQLSRFMEQHVYPVEQELRDHQTSAQRWAPSPLIEALKDKAKAEGLWNLFLPLETDPEKKYGAGLTNMEYAHFCELMGMSLYAPEVFNCSAPDTGNMELLVRYGTEEQKARWLLPLLEGRARSCFAMTEPQVASSDATNIESSIREEKDCYVIHGHKWWISGVLDPRCQLCVFMGKTDPQAPRHRQQSVLLVPMETPGIKVVRPLTVYGLEDAPGGHGEVLFEDVRVPKENMVLGPGRGFEIAQGRLGPGRIHHCMRLIGMSERALALMKARVKSRVAFGKPLMEQGTILADIAQSRVEIEQARLLVLKAAHLMDETGNKAAALDIAMIKLVTPSMACRVVDRAVQAFGAAGLSSDHPLAQFFTWARALRFADGPDEVHRAAVAKMELRSRT from the exons CCTGGGAGACCCAGAACAACATCCCTTCTGGAACGATACTGAAGGCCTTCATTGCCGGGAGGGACAGTGGACCCTGGATGAAGTTTATGCGAGGGGAGTTAACGCCAGAGGATTTCTTCCAAGAGTTCGGGATGCTGTGTTCTGAAATG TCTCGGACCACGGTGCCTGTGGACTCCTTTTTCTCTCTGCTGACCAGTGAACAAGTGGCCAAGCAGTTCCCAGTGATGACCGAAGCCATATCCCAGATTCGTGCAAATGGCCTTCAGACGGCAGTCTTGAGCAATAATTTTTATCTTCCCAGTGGGAAAAGCTTTTTGCCCCTGGACCGGAAGCAGTTTGATGTG GTCGTGGAATCCTGCGTGGAAGGGATCTGTAAACCCGACCCCAGGATCTACCAGCTGTGCCTGGAGCGGCTCGGCGTGCAGCCCTCCGAGTCGGTCTTTCTGGATGACCTGGGACAGAATCTCAAAGCCGCAGCCAGCCTCGGAATGCACACCGTGAAG GTCAACGACCCAGACACTGCAGTCAAGGCCTTGGAAGCCCTTTTGGGTTTTACCCTGCGAGCGACTGTTCCGAACACTTGTCCAGTGAGGAAGACAATGGAAATTCCAACAGATTCCTTGAAGAGGTACCTCAAAGGTGTCTTGGAGACTGAAGCCACAG GTCCATTGGAACTCCGCCAGTTCAGTCATGGGCAGTCAAACCCAACTTACTACATCAGGCTGGCGGACCACCAGCTGGTTCTGAGGAAGAAACCCCCTGGGAAACTCCTTCCATCAGCCCATGCAGTAGAGAGGGAGTTCAG GATTCTGAAAGCCCTTTCCGGTGCTGGAGTGCCTGTCCCCAAAGTCCTTGGCCTCTGCGAAGATTCAAG TATCATCGGCACCCCCTTCTATCTGATGGAATACTGCCCTGGACTCATCTACAAAGACCCTTCTCTGCCAGGCTTGGAGCCCAGCCAGAGGCGGGCTGTCTACACTGCCATGAACAGAGTCTTATGCCAAATTCACAGTGTGGACCTCATGGCTGCAGGCCTGGGAGACTACGGCAAGCCAG GGGACTATGTCCGGCGCCAAGTGCAGATCTGGACTAAGCAGTACCGGGCCTCTGAGACCAGCACTATCCCGGCGATGGAGCGGCTCATTGAGTGGCTGCCGGGccacctccctggggaacagcgtACCACGGTGGTGCATGGGGACTTCAG GCTTGACAACCTGATCTTCCATCCGGAGAAGAATGAGGTGCTCGCTGTCCTCGACTGGGAACTGTCTACCCTGGGCGACCCTCTGGCGGACGTGGCCTACAGCTGCCTGGCTCACTACCTGCCACCAGGTTTCGCAATGCTCCAAG GTCTGAGTGGCCGCGACCTGAGGCAGTTGGGGATCCCGGCGGCAGAGGAGTGTTTCAGGATGTACTGTCATCACATGGGGATCCCGCCCGTGGAGAACTGGAACTTCTACATGGCCTTCTCCTTCTTCCGCGTGGCCGCCATCCTGCAGGGGGTCTACAAGCGCTCGCTCACAG GGCAGGCGAGCTCAGCCACAGCTGAGCACAGCGGGAAGCTGGTGGAATTTACGTCGAACCTGGCGTGGGACTTTGCCGTCAAAGAAGGATTCCGGGTTTTCAAGGAGATGCCAGCCACGAGGCCATCGTCAAGGTCCTTTCACACCTGGGCCAGCGCACAGACCCTGCTGAGCACCACAGGCGCAAGGAGCTCCAGCTCCTTTCCAGAACCTTCGCCAGCTGGTgcctccaaaggagccctggtcatcTCTCCCGAGGGCCTGCCCCGGCCTGTCCGGGAGCTGTACTGCCAGCTCTCACGCTTCATGGAACAGCATGTGTACCCCGTGGAGCAGGAGCTGCGGGACCACCAGACCTCGGCCCAGCGATGGGCCCCCTCCCCGCTAATCGAGGCCCTCAAG GACAAAGCCAAGGCAGAAGGACTCTGGAACCTATTCCTGCCCTTGGAGACGGATCCTGAGAAAAAATACGGGGCAGGCCTGACCAACATGGAGTATGCGCACTTCTGTGAACTCATGGGCATGTCTTTGTACGCCCCTGAG GTCTTCAACTGCTCGGCTCCGGACACAGGGAACATGGAACTTCTGGTCCGGTACGGCACGGAGGAGCAGAAGGCCCGctggctgctgcctctgctggagGGCAGGGCCCGCTCCTGCTTTGCCATGACAGAACCCCAG GTTGCTTCTTCCGATGCAACCAACATCGAGTCTTCCATCCGAGAGGAGAAGGACTGCTATGTCATCCATGGTCACAAGTGGTGGATCTCAG GCGTCCTGGATCCTCGCTGCCAGCTCTGCGTGTTTATGGGGAAAACAGATCCACAAGCCCCACGCCACCGACAGCAGTCTGTGCTCCTGGTCCCCATGGAGACTCCAGGGATCAAAGTTGTCCGGCCCCTGACGGTGTACGGGCTGGAGGATGCGCCAG GTGGCCACGGTGAAGTCCTGTTTGAAGACGTGCGTGTGCCCAAGGAGAACATGGTTCTTGGCCCCGGCCGCGGCTTCGAGATCGCTCAGGGCAGGCTAGGCCCCGGCAGGATCCACCACTGCATGCGGCTGATTGGGATGTCTGAGAGGGCGCTGGCGCTCATGAAGGCCCGT GTGAAGTCCCGAGTGGCCTTTGGGAAACCCCTGATGGAGCAGGGCACCATCCTGGCTGACATCGCCCAGTCAAGGGTGGAGATCGAACAAGCCCGGCTGCTGGTGCTCAAAGCCGCCCACCTCATGGATGAGACCGGAAACAAG GCTGCAGCCCTGGACATCGCCATGATTAAACTGGTGACCCCATCCATGGCCTGCCGAGTGGTCGATCGTGCGGTTCAG GCCTTCGGAGCAGCAGGGTTGAGCAGTGACCACCCACTGGCTCAGTTCTTCACCTGGGCGCGGGCGCTGCGCTTTGCTGATGGCCCTGATGAGGTGCACCGGGCAGCCGTGGCCAAGATGGAGTTGAGGTCCCGCACTTAG